A section of the Sceloporus undulatus isolate JIND9_A2432 ecotype Alabama chromosome 3, SceUnd_v1.1, whole genome shotgun sequence genome encodes:
- the P2RY6 gene encoding P2Y purinoceptor 6, translating to MDNLTLSTEKKDSCTYHEEFKQILLPVVYSMVLVVGLPLNAVVIIQIWLSRKALTRTTIYMLNLAVADLLYVCSLPLLIYNYSQKDYWPFGDFTCRFVRFQFYTNLHGSILFLTCISIQRYLGICHPLSTWHKKRGKGFTWIVCGVVWFVVVAQCLPTFIFASTGIQRNRTVCYDLSTPERSADYFPYGITLTVTGFLIPFVSVLGCYCRMAKILCQKDEMIGLAVRKKKDKAVRMIIIVVLVFAISFFPFHLTKTLYLIIRSIPGVPCLTRQAFAIAYKCTRPFASMNSVLDPILFYFTQRKFRESTRHLLDKVSSKWKHDC from the coding sequence ATGGATAACTTGACCTTGTCCACTGAGAAGAAGGACTCGTGCACTTATCACGAAGAGTTTAAGCAGATCCTGCTGCCCGTGGTGTACTCCATGGTCTTGGtggtggggctgcccttgaacgCGGTGGTCATTATCCAGATCTGGCTGTCCCGGAAGGCACTGACCCGCACCACAATCTACATGCTGAACCTGGCGGTGGCCGACTTACTCTACGTCTGCTCCCTGCCTCTCCTTATCTACAACTATTCCCAGAAAGACTACTGGCCCTTTGGCGATTTCACTTGCCGCTTTGTGCGCTTCCAGTTCTACACCAATTTGCATGGCAGCATCCTCTTCCTCACCTGCATCAGCATCCAGCGCTACCTGGGGATTTGCCATCCACTCTCCACTTGGCATAAAAAGAGGGGCAAGGGCTTTACTTGGATTGTGTGCGGGGTGGTGTGGTTTGTCGTGGTGGCCCAATGCCTGCCCACCTTCATCTTTGCCTCCACCGGCATCCAGAGGAATCGGACCGTCTGCTATGATTTGAGCACGCCAGAACGCTCTGCTGACTACTTCCCCTATGGCATCACCTTGACTGTCACAGGCTTCCTGATTCCCTTTGTCTCCGTCTTGGGGTGCTACTGCCGCATGGCGAAGATCCTCTGCCAGAAGGATGAGATGATTGGGTTGGCCGTCCGCAAGAAGAAAGACAAGGCCGTCCGGATGATCATCATCGTGGTGCTGGTCTTCGCTATCAGCTTCTTTCCCTTCCACCTGACCAAGACTTTGTACCTGATCATCCGCTCCATACCCGGAGTGCCTTGCCTCACCAGGCAAGCCTTCGCCATCGCCTACAAGTGCACCAGGCCTTTTGCAAGCATGAACAGCGTTCTGGATCCCATCCTCTTCTACTTCACCCAACGCAAGTTTCGGGAAAGCACCAGGCACCTTTTGGACAAGGTCAGCTCCAAATGGAAGCATGATTGTTGA